ATCGCAAGGACATGACCACCAACCTGGCCAGCAGCCAGGTGAACGGCCGCTATAACAACGGCAACTTCCGTTTCTGTGGATTTGTTCCGCCGGAAGACGGCATCTATCTATTCAAGTTGACCCCCTCGGCCGGCACGGTCACCGGAACCTTTACCGGCGAGTACCAACTGCGCATGGGTTGGGCCACTCCGCGTACGACCAACCGCCTCAACGAGCCGGTCAACAATACCCAGAGCGGGGCCGTGGCTGTGGCCTTTGATTCCAGCAAAACCATCGGCTCCATCTATCCGGCCGGCGATGAGGACTGGTACAAATTCGAAGGCAAGGCCGGCGACATCATCGATGTCGAGCTGTTCAGTGCGCTGGATGCCGAAGGCAAACAGTGGGCGCGGGATCTGGATACGGTGTTGGAGCTGTATGATCCCAGCGGCAACAAATTGGAAAACGATGACTATCGCCCTGGCAGCGACCGTCATGCCGGCAACGTTTTCTCCGCGATCAAGAATTATGTGCTGCAGGGCACTGGTACCGTGTACATCAAAGTGGCCTGCGGCTATACCGATCCGTCTCACAAGGGCAACAACCCGGTCGGCCTGTATCGCATGGTGGTTTATTCCAGCGCCGCCTCTCCGGCTTTTAAAGAGAAAGAAAAGAACGACATAGTGGCTATGGCCATGCTGTTGCCTGAGGGCAAAGATGTGGAAGCCACTTTCTCCAGCGCCGCGGATGTCGACTGGTACAAGATGGAACTCCAGGCCGGGCGCATGTACTTTATCAACACCACCAACAGCGAGTTGGGCGCCAACATTCACGCCGAGCTTTTCGCTGAAGCCGATACGGCCGCCACTGTGCTTAACGCGAGTGTGGATGGCCGCTACAACAACAAGAATTTCCGCATCTCAGGATTCCTGCCGCCGGCCAGCGGCCTCTATTATCTGAAATTGACCTGCCCAACCCCGGGCGCCGGCACCTATGTGCTGCGCATGCGCAGCAGCGATTTGAAAGAAGTCGGTTCTTTTCATGAGCCGGACAACTCCATCGCTGAAGCGGACGCGCTGGGCGACTATCCGGTCGACGGCGTCACGGTCAAGAGCGCATTCTACAATCCGACGGATCCCAAGGGTTACAACGACATCGATATCTATCGTTTCACTCTGACCAAGGGACAGGTCTTTGAGGCCAAACTGACGCCGGTGGGCGGACCCACCTGGCATCGGGACACCGATTCCTACATTTTTCTGACCAACGCCAACGGAGACACGCTGGCCGACAACGATGATGATTCCGGAACCACCCTTTCCAAGATCGCCATCGAAATACCTGCGGACGGCGTCTATTATGTCCTGGTGGCCGCCTGCTATTCCACCCAGTTGAACGATCCGGCCAATGACAGAAATCCAGGCACCGGCGACTATCTGCTCACCTTCAGTGGTTCGGTGAGCGAGTCGGAACCGAACAACTCTGCCGATCAAGCGAACCTCATTCCGATCTCTAATAGCAGTCTGGTGGAAGCCAAGTTCGCATCCAACGATGTTGAAGATTGGTTCAAGGTGAAGTTGGAGCACGGCCGTTTCTACTATTTCAACACCGCGGATTCCAAGGTTGCGGAAAACATCTTCCTCGAGCTTTATAAAGAGGCGGATCCGAAAGAAAACATCATCGACGGCACTCCCATGGGCCGCTACAACAGCAAGGATTTCCGCCTCAGCGGCTTCAATCCGCCTGAGACCGGAACCTATTTGCTCCGTCTCACCGTGCCGGTCGGCGCCATCAATGATCAGAACATCGGCACCTATAAACTGCACGCCGCCGGCGGCGAATTGATCTCCGAGGTGGCTGCGCTGCACGAACCCGACAACACTCTGCAACAGGCCAATGGCGTCGCCAAACTGGCCACGGACGGCAAACCGGTCAAGGTGGCTTTTGACAGCGACGCCGACTTGGACATTTTCGCCATCGACGGCATTGCCGGTCAAACTCTGACTGTAACGCTGTCGCCCGGCACCGGCCCACGCTGGATCCGTGAACTGGATACCGGTATGCGCCTGTTGACGGCGGACAGCACCCTGCTGGACGATAACGACGATTACGACGATTGGTATGAACTCAACTATTACCTGGGCGAGGTCAGCTGCACCTATTCCCAGGTTAAGAGCGTCTCGCTGCCTTACACCGGCACCTATTACGCCGTCGCCATGCCCTACTACGGCAAGGCGTATGCGGGCGGCGGCACCTCCTTCGGCAACAATGCAACCGGAAGCTATCATATTTCCGCGACTATGATGGCGCCGACCGGAGTGGAAACGCAGACGGAGATGCCGCAAGAGTTCGCGTTGGATCAGAACTACCCGAATCCATTCAATCCGACGACCACTATTCAGTACCGTCTGAAAGAAAATGTGCACGTGAACGTGTCTATTTACAACATCCGCGGCCAGCTGATCACCACACTGGTGGACCGCATTCAGCCCGCCGGCAGCTACTCAGTTCGCTGGAATGCGCTGGATCAGTTCGGTCAGCGGGTGGCCAGCGGCATGTATCTCTATCGCATTCAGGCTGGCGATAAATTTATTCAAACTAAAAAATTGCTTCTGATGAAGTAACGGTTGGAATGCTCAAGCCTCAGGAAGCGATTCCTGAGGCTTGATTATTTAAGGACGCTTTGCTTTGAAAAAAGTCGTATTGCTTCTGGGCTCTGTTTTGCTGCTTTTCGCCGCGTGCGGAAAACAAGCACCGCGGTCCCCTGTGCTGGCTCAAATCGGTGATCGCACCATCACCGTAGAGGACTTTCGCCGCAATTATGAGTTCGGCTTGTCCCATCTCAAGACCGGTCCGGACCGCAAGCGAACCTACCTAAACTATATGATCAACGAGGCGATCCTCGCCCGGCAGGGCTACAAGCTGGGGCTGCAGAACTCGGAGCGGGTCCGCCGCCTGGAAGAGGACCTGATGGACGAGTTGCTGGTTGAGGCCTGGTTTGATCACGAGGTCGCGAGCAAGATCACGGTGACGCCGCAGGAGATCCGCGACGCCATCACCAAGGCCAAGGTGAGCTGGAAGCTTCGCTATTGGTATGAGCCCAACGCCGAGTTCGCCGGCCGTGTTCATCAAGCCATGGTGGAGCGCGGCTATACGGCGGTGGTGGATGAAATTTTGCGCAGCAATCCGGAAGTGCAGATGCAGCCCAAGGATTTTGAAACCGGCTATCTCACCTATCTGGATGTCTCAGATGAATTGCTCGCCGCCATTCAAAATCTGCCCATGGGTGAAATCTCTCAGCCGGTGGAGATGGAGGGCGGGTTTTTTATCTTTCAAGTGTTGGACATTCGCCGCCAGGGGATCACCGAATATGAATATCAGGAACGGGCCGAGAGTTACCGGCAGATTCTTTACTACCGCAAACTGAACAAAGCCGCCGCGGCCTATACCGCCCAGTTCATGACCCCCAAGAACGTCACCACCAAGGGCGAATCCTTTCGTCTACTCGCCGACGCCCTGCAGGCCTGGGCTGGGCAAAAGCAGGAAGGCCCACGGGATTTCCTCAAGGCCGTACGAACCGCTCAGCCCGGGGACGGAAAACTGTACGAGCTGGGGCAAAGATTGGGAACGACGCTGGTTACTTTTGAGGGCGGCGCCTGGACCATGGAGGATTACCTCAAACGCCTCAACCCCGGTGTGCTCAAGAGATACTTTGCCGACCGTTCTCAACTCCGCAACGCGCTGAATAATGAAATCGCGATCGCTGTCCGGGATCATTTCTTCACCGAAGCGGCACGCAAGAAAAAACTGGACCGGCTGCCCTCAGTGCAGAACGAATTGACGGCCTGGCGCAACAAGTGGGTGTTCGAGGAGAGCCGGCGGTATTACGGGCGAGCCGTGCAAGAGGTGGATGATCAGACGGCTGCTGATTTCTTTAACGCCCATATCGCACAGTACAAGATGCGGCCGGATGATCGACCGCTTCTGGCTCAAAACCTCGAACGGGCGCGCCGCGACGCCTATCATCACAACATGCTCAGTCGTCTTGACCAGGTGATCGACTCCCTCAAGGTTTTCTTTCCGGTCGTGGTTCATCAGGACGTGCTGGATACGATTAAGACGATCGAATTCGAAAAATCACGCTGGGCCAGTATGCAGGTCTACAAACGCAGCAGCAACCGGTTGGCCGTGCCGATCGTCGATCCCGGCTGGGGGGCCGCCATAAAACAGTAAATCAGTAATGATCTCATGGAAACGGAACAATGCGTCAATTGTCATGTGCTTTGATTTTTCTCCTCTTCCTCAGTTGCCCTGTCTGGGGGCAATCCCTGCCGTGGATGGATTCCTTTGCCGATAACGATCTCGCCGGTTGGACTATTGTGGACGATGAACCGAGCCGGGATGGCCCCGGTCTGTGGCGCGTGGATGAACAGGCCCTGCGGCAGACCTCCAATATCTATTACGGTCTGACACCCGAAGAGGAATACGCCAAATTTCTCGGCACCCACATTCACGCCGGAAATCCCGAATGGAAAGATTATGCCTTCAATTGCCTGATGCGTTCAGAAGACGATGACGGCATCGGGATTCTGTTTCGCTACCGGGATGCGCATAATTATTATCGCCTGATATTGCTCGATGATACGAACAACCGGGGACCGTTTACCCGACTGCAAAAATACGTGGACGGCGTCATGACCACTCTACAGGAGAACGAGTCCACGGCCAAGGCCATTCCGGTCGGCTGGTTCAGCGTTACCGCGGATGTGCGCCAAGACCGCATCAAGATTTATCTCAACGGGGCTCTGCTTTTTTCAACCACGGACGCCACTTTTTCCAGCGGCGGCATCGGATTCATGTGCTATGCCAACAGCGGCGCGCATTTCGATAGTGTGCGGGTCACCTCGGAAACCCTGGTCTATGAAAAGCCGGTGAACCTGATCCCAGTTGTGCCGCGGCTGCCCTATATTCAATCGACGACGCAACATTCCGTGCAAATCGCCTGGTGCAGTTCTGCGGCCGCCATCGGCGCGGTGGAGTACGGCACGACGCTCGACTACGGCTCCAAAGTCCAGGAGGATTCTCTCGGCTGGAAACATTGGCTCACGCTCACCGGGCTGGAGCCGGACACCCGCTATTTCTATCGTGTGAGCAACAACGGCGCCGTGGTGACCGAAGGCGATACCTTTCGCACCGCTCGTCCGGTCGCCGATCCCTTCGCCAGTTTTTTAATCTGGGGCGACAGCGGCACCGGCAGCGCCACGCAGTACGGCGTCGCGGCATTAATGGAACAACAGCAGGTGGATTTCTGTCTGCATGTGGGCGACGTGTCCCAATCCAATGGATCCGAGTATGACAATATTTTTTTTAAACCCTATAAGAATATCGTGAAATCCCGCCCGGTTTTCACCAGCATCGGCAATCATGACACCTATTATGATCAGGCCGCCACCTATCTGGATAACTTTTACCTGCCGCACAACAATCCGGACAGCACGGAACGCTGGTATTCGTTCAACTGGGGTCATGTTCATTGCATCGCGCTGGACAGCAACATGGATTTCAACCCCGGCAGTCCTCAATATGCCTGGCTGGTCGACGACCTGAACTCGGAATCTCGCCGGCAGACGACCTGGACCATAGTCTATTTCCATCATCCACCCTATTCAGTCGGTTGGGATGTATGGGCCGGCGATACACGCGTGCAACAGATCCTGCAACCGCTGTTCGAAACGCAGGGGGTCGACATGGTGTTCAACGGCCATACCCATGATTATGAGCGTGGTTACCTGAACGGCGTGTACTGGATCATCACCGGCGGTGGAGGAGGGGGCTTGGATGTCTGGGGCCGTGATTACAGCCATGTGGCCAAAGATATTTACGAGTTTCATTACACCCGGGTCGACGTTGTCGGCGACAGCCTGCATCTGCAGGCGGTCAGCATCAACAACCAGATCATCGATGATCTGCATATTCGTAAAGGCGATCCTCCGCCGTTGGAGCCGGAAGGAAAGACCGAACGGGAAAACAATGACACTGCGGCTTTGGCCACCACCATGGCAGTGGGCGATACGCTCTCCGCCGCTTTTTCTTCCGCTGCGGATGTGGATTGGTTCAGGTTTAAATTGCTGGCGACGCATCTCTATTATTTCACCAGTTATGCCAGTTTGCCGACGCAACTGGAACCGGATCTCGCCCTCTATTATGAAGGGGATTATGAGACCAACCTGTTGAACGCTTCGGTGCGCGGCCGCAACAATGGCGGCGATTTCCGGTTGGCCGGCTTTTTAGCGCAAAAGACCGGTTACTATTACGCAAAAATTTCAAACCCGGTGGGCGTGACCGGCTCTTACCGGTTGCGGTTGGTGGGCGGCAGAGGGGTTCAGGATCTTTTTCAGCATGAACCGGATAACACACCGGCCCAAGCAGGCCTGAGGCCGCATCTGGTCTCAGGCGATACGCTGAACAGCGCCATTTTCCCCGCCGA
This is a stretch of genomic DNA from bacterium. It encodes these proteins:
- a CDS encoding T9SS type A sorting domain-containing protein, whose amino-acid sequence is RKDMTTNLASSQVNGRYNNGNFRFCGFVPPEDGIYLFKLTPSAGTVTGTFTGEYQLRMGWATPRTTNRLNEPVNNTQSGAVAVAFDSSKTIGSIYPAGDEDWYKFEGKAGDIIDVELFSALDAEGKQWARDLDTVLELYDPSGNKLENDDYRPGSDRHAGNVFSAIKNYVLQGTGTVYIKVACGYTDPSHKGNNPVGLYRMVVYSSAASPAFKEKEKNDIVAMAMLLPEGKDVEATFSSAADVDWYKMELQAGRMYFINTTNSELGANIHAELFAEADTAATVLNASVDGRYNNKNFRISGFLPPASGLYYLKLTCPTPGAGTYVLRMRSSDLKEVGSFHEPDNSIAEADALGDYPVDGVTVKSAFYNPTDPKGYNDIDIYRFTLTKGQVFEAKLTPVGGPTWHRDTDSYIFLTNANGDTLADNDDDSGTTLSKIAIEIPADGVYYVLVAACYSTQLNDPANDRNPGTGDYLLTFSGSVSESEPNNSADQANLIPISNSSLVEAKFASNDVEDWFKVKLEHGRFYYFNTADSKVAENIFLELYKEADPKENIIDGTPMGRYNSKDFRLSGFNPPETGTYLLRLTVPVGAINDQNIGTYKLHAAGGELISEVAALHEPDNTLQQANGVAKLATDGKPVKVAFDSDADLDIFAIDGIAGQTLTVTLSPGTGPRWIRELDTGMRLLTADSTLLDDNDDYDDWYELNYYLGEVSCTYSQVKSVSLPYTGTYYAVAMPYYGKAYAGGGTSFGNNATGSYHISATMMAPTGVETQTEMPQEFALDQNYPNPFNPTTTIQYRLKENVHVNVSIYNIRGQLITTLVDRIQPAGSYSVRWNALDQFGQRVASGMYLYRIQAGDKFIQTKKLLLMK